In the Bombus pyrosoma isolate SC7728 linkage group LG15, ASM1482585v1, whole genome shotgun sequence genome, one interval contains:
- the LOC122576070 gene encoding uncharacterized protein LOC122576070: MMKSLIAILALFLIAIVAAEDARSVEISLTKTMDELNKRDTIKIYGDMITLEKVDIVEDEEAARASQDPLVSKIEQFLRNRKIHVHLPSDGSSADMFGRAMGQKDMEIGLRGLTTGASEARTKLKKIVLPLLLALKLKAMIVLPIAITLIGLIGIKGLGAGLLSLLLSGAVALKALLTPPPPSYPTRVSYGIVKPEVHHEHWHRSQEEVNQPYRGWAPEFGPEQYPYQDIP; encoded by the exons ATGATGAAATCATTGATCGCAATATTGGCGTTGTTTTTGATCGCCATCGTCGCGGCTGAAGACGCCAGAAGCGTGGAGATCAGCCTGACCAAGACGATGGACGAACTGAATAAAAGGGACACCATCAAGATCTACGGTGATATGATCACCTTGGAGAAGGTAGACATTGTGGAAGATGAAGAGGCTGCAAGAGCTAGTCAGGACCCTCTAGTGAGCAAGATCGAACAATTCCTGAGGAACAGGAAAATTCATGTACATCTACCTAGCGATGGATCTTCTGCCGACATGTTTGGCAGAGCTATGGGACAGAAGGACATGGAGATTGGCCTCAGAGGTCTGACTACAGGAGCTTCTGaag CCCGAACCAAGCTGAAGAAGATCGTGTTGCCGTTACTACTGGCTCTCAAACTCAAAGCCATGATCGTCCTTCCTATTGCCATCACTCTGATCGGTCTGATAGGCATCAAGGGACTCGGTGCAGGTCTACTGTCCCTTCTTCTTTCCGGGGCGGTCGCTCTCAAGGCTCTACTAACACCACCACCACCCTCCTATCCCACCAGGGTCTCGTACGGAATAGTAAAACCTGAAGTTCACCACGAACATTGGCACAGGTCACAGGAAGAAGTGAATCAACCGTACAGAGGGTGGGCCCCGGAATTCGGGCCTGAGCAGTATCCCTACCAAGACATCCCTTAA